A section of the Candidatus Margulisiibacteriota bacterium genome encodes:
- a CDS encoding glycosyl hydrolase, translating to MKAKILAASIILLSAVSLCSATDLYGTIGADIDGCYIGAFVDYEPANSSKPPLVLSYLPSYETNMGRHLGSVMWFQSWGSSANGFMTAECNALIDRDSIPHITWEPWKYLASDPVYSLQNIINGDFDPYITSWAQSIKAFNKPVFLRFAHEMNGNWYPWSGEQNGGGLESTLKYIAAWRHVHDIFSSAGADNVTWVWCVYGGSVPDEPWNNADNYYPGDDYVDWIAIDNYNWGGTRPWGWNSFDALFRQPYDLLTSSHPGKPVMIAEFACSEVYDWATWDKKGPWIIDAFAKMKTQYPAVKSYNWFNIDKSGLGETNWFIESSESSKAGMFSAMSDTAKYLDRIYFPEIELSSPLGGERWKCGEQHLITWNASSEGFPVRGDGISIYYSRSEGSVYLPIAAGISNTGNYEWTTPQMDSSAVRIKIIAKNTAGNTAVSESAPFTISDSTGTGDIPIGYPVFSLGYTDPGWKFSTFESTPLLFHLGLENVSPADRPQTVVAYNLNGSPSVTKADVTDKKMAVLNHVAGFLLTPGRTTSPFPSIWIKGDSINPIAGSEAPGNYLTGDGASRFYQTGLTLQAPYYDQPNLQWSVYVYSDKDILRQVPGPIEGRILDPRTSTMRWFAWANDMNGIARKQWIYKEGGNPISYNTVPIISTSATPQQTKSFLTGTSGTSVPEAEPGFDSILSSPEILVPDNGKLYYNSDRNIIAGDNANGTSIVNRSQTGLVYVSPSGAQCHRTEYLHIQFMVLWPPNVGGIVPGGKNCNIGFYQRTTP from the coding sequence ATGAAAGCAAAAATACTGGCTGCAAGCATCATTCTCTTATCTGCAGTGTCATTGTGCAGTGCAACGGACCTTTATGGAACGATCGGAGCAGACATCGATGGCTGTTATATTGGTGCGTTCGTGGATTATGAGCCGGCCAATTCTTCAAAACCCCCGCTGGTCCTGAGCTATCTCCCGTCTTACGAGACGAATATGGGCCGTCATCTGGGTTCGGTGATGTGGTTCCAATCCTGGGGAAGCTCTGCCAACGGATTTATGACGGCGGAGTGTAATGCCCTGATCGATAGAGACAGTATCCCACATATAACCTGGGAACCCTGGAAGTATTTAGCAAGTGACCCGGTCTACAGCCTCCAGAATATCATTAACGGCGACTTTGATCCGTATATCACAAGCTGGGCGCAGTCCATTAAAGCTTTCAATAAACCGGTATTTCTCAGGTTTGCTCATGAGATGAACGGCAACTGGTATCCGTGGAGCGGAGAACAGAATGGGGGAGGTTTGGAGTCAACTCTAAAGTATATCGCGGCGTGGAGACATGTTCATGATATCTTTTCCAGCGCCGGAGCTGACAATGTCACATGGGTCTGGTGCGTGTATGGGGGCAGCGTTCCCGATGAGCCCTGGAATAATGCGGACAATTACTATCCGGGGGACGACTATGTAGACTGGATAGCTATAGATAACTATAACTGGGGAGGTACAAGGCCTTGGGGATGGAACTCGTTTGATGCGCTTTTTCGGCAGCCTTATGATCTGCTGACATCTTCCCATCCTGGAAAACCCGTAATGATAGCCGAGTTTGCCTGTTCCGAGGTCTATGACTGGGCCACCTGGGATAAGAAAGGGCCATGGATAATCGACGCGTTTGCCAAAATGAAGACGCAGTACCCTGCGGTCAAATCGTACAACTGGTTCAATATAGATAAATCCGGGCTGGGAGAGACGAACTGGTTCATCGAGTCAAGCGAGAGCAGCAAAGCCGGAATGTTTTCTGCGATGTCGGATACTGCCAAGTATCTTGACCGGATCTATTTTCCGGAAATAGAGCTCTCTTCTCCTCTCGGGGGGGAAAGATGGAAGTGCGGCGAACAGCATCTGATAACCTGGAACGCGTCTTCGGAAGGTTTTCCTGTGCGGGGTGACGGCATTTCAATTTATTATTCACGGAGCGAAGGTTCTGTCTATCTGCCGATCGCTGCCGGTATCTCCAACACGGGGAATTATGAATGGACAACTCCCCAGATGGATTCCAGCGCCGTTAGGATAAAGATCATTGCAAAGAATACGGCAGGAAATACAGCTGTCTCGGAAAGCGCGCCTTTTACGATATCCGATTCCACCGGGACCGGGGATATTCCTATAGGTTATCCCGTATTCAGCCTGGGTTATACTGATCCCGGGTGGAAATTTTCCACATTTGAATCAACGCCTCTGCTCTTTCATTTGGGGCTTGAGAATGTGTCGCCTGCTGACAGGCCCCAGACCGTTGTTGCTTATAACCTGAACGGGAGCCCTAGCGTGACAAAAGCAGATGTCACGGACAAGAAAATGGCGGTATTGAACCATGTGGCAGGATTTTTGCTGACTCCAGGGCGGACGACCAGCCCTTTTCCTTCGATCTGGATAAAAGGCGATAGTATTAATCCTATTGCCGGAAGTGAAGCCCCCGGCAACTATCTTACCGGTGACGGAGCCTCAAGGTTTTACCAGACCGGACTGACTTTACAGGCCCCTTATTATGACCAGCCGAACCTGCAGTGGAGTGTTTATGTATATAGCGATAAAGACATATTGAGACAGGTCCCGGGACCGATCGAGGGAAGGATCCTTGATCCCAGGACATCAACCATGAGATGGTTTGCATGGGCCAATGATATGAATGGTATAGCAAGAAAACAATGGATCTATAAAGAAGGCGGGAACCCGATCTCATACAATACCGTGCCTATCATATCTACAAGCGCGACCCCGCAGCAGACAAAAAGTTTTTTGACAGGAACTTCGGGAACATCGGTGCCCGAGGCGGAGCCGGGTTTTGATAGTATCCTGTCAAGTCCGGAAATCTTGGTTCCGGATAACGGAAAGCTGTACTATAACTCGGATAGGAATATCATTGCCGGAGATAATGCCAACGGGACATCAATAGTGAACAGAAGCCAGACAGGTCTTGTATATGTTTCTCCAAGCGGAGCACAGTGCCATAGGACCGAATATCTCCATATTCAGTTCATGGTTTTATGGCCGCCTAATGTTGGAGGTATTGTTCCTGGCGGAAAGAACTGTAATATCGGTTTTTATCAAAGGACCACCCCGTAA